The following are encoded in a window of Psilocybe cubensis strain MGC-MH-2018 chromosome 4, whole genome shotgun sequence genomic DNA:
- a CDS encoding Putative succinate-semialdehyde dehydrogenase [NADP(+)] (Putative succinate-semialdehyde dehydrogenase C1002.12c [NADP(+)]), whose translation MRVTKGAFHQTVENGKTLAEGKGENTYSASFFEWFAEEAVRTYGEQIPAATPGNRNIVIKQPIGVVSILTPWNFPSAMITRKLGAALAAGCTAVIKPPPETPFSALALAELSKRAGIPDGVINIVTTQKNVIEVGKEMCENKAVKKVSFTGSTPVAKLLAGLASTTLKKVSLEAGGNAPFIVFDDANIDEAVEAAILCKFRGSGQTCVCANRIYVHSSVYADFASRLADRVAKFKVGNGLEEGVTHGPLIHARAVEKVERHVNDAVQKGAQVLVGGKVLAPSSSDTSGPNTFFLPTVLSDVPTDALINTEETFGPVAALCSFETEEEVIRLANATDVGLAGYFFSRDVGRVWRVAERLEVGMVGANTGIISQAVIPFGGIKESGLGREGGHGIEEYLNTKLIVFGGLGA comes from the exons ATGAGAGTAACTAAGGGCGCGTTCCACCAGACCGTTGAGAATGGCAAAACTCTCGCAGAGGGGAAG GGCGAAAATACCTACAGTGCCTCTTTCTTTGAG TGGTTTG CTGAGGAGGCCGTCCGTACATACGGAG AACAAATACCCGCAGCTACACCTGGAAACCGCAATATAGTAATCAAGCAGCCAATTG GTGTTGT GTCGATTCTTACCCCATGGAACTTCCCGTCGGCCATGATTACCCGCAAATTAGGTGCGGCATTAGCTGCAGGCTGTACAGCAGTCATCAAGCCCCCTCCCGAGACACCCTTCTCTGCTCTGGCACTCGCTGAG CTTTCAAAGAGGGCTGGGATTCCAGATGGTGTCATCAACATCGTCACTACGCAGAAGAACGTCATCGAAGTCGGCAAAGAGATGTGCGAGAACAAGGCGGTGAAGAAGGTAAGCTTCACCGGGTCTACGCCTGTTGCAAAGTTGCTCGCGGGTTTGGCTTCGACCACATTGAAAAA AGTCTCGCTGGAAGCCGGTGGAAACGCGCCATTCATCGTTTTCGACGATGCGAATATCGATGAAGCCGTAGAAG CCGCCATCCTCTGCAAATTCAGAGGCAGCGGGCAAACATGCGTCTGCGCTAACCGCATCTATGTACACTCTTCTGTCTACGCCGACTTTGCATCGCGTCTCGCCGACCGCGTGGCCAAGTTCAAAGTGGGCAACGGGCTCGAAGAGGGAGT AACTCATGGACCTCTAATCCACGCGCGCGCCGTCGAGAAAGTCGAGCGGCACGTCAACGACGCGGTACAAAAAGGCGCACAGGTCCTCGTAGGCGGCAAAGTCCTcgccccctcctcctccgacacCTCAGGGCCCAACACATTCTTCCTCCCAACCGTGCTCTCGGACGTACCAACAGACGCGCTGATCAACACAGAAGAGACGTTCGGGCCCGTCGCGGCGCTATGCAGCTTCGagacggaggaggaggtcATCCGCCTCGCGAACGCGACGGACGTCGGGCTCGCGGGGTACTTTTTCTCGCGCGATGTCGGGCGGGTGTGGCGCGTGGCGGAGCGGCTTGAGGTGGGCATGGTCGGTGCGAACACGGGGATTATCAGTCAGGCTGTGATTCCGTTCGGCGGGATCAAGGAGAGCGGGCTGGGCAGAGAGGGCGGGCATGGGATTGAGGAGTATTTGAATACCAAGTTGATTGTGTTTGGCGGGTTGGGTGCTTGA
- a CDS encoding Fumarylacetoacetate hydrolase domain-containing protein 2: MSPIRTQWSRLIRFVAVETSRVHIGEPVDAGLDVGLAALEGSTIKAREIIGSALDPAASVSNNVLTVSKLLAPLSNEEIKVVRCLGLNYSDHAAEAKMAKPAFPILFYKPVTALVGPLAQVIIPRVSQPPKDILPDYEAELVIVIGKAAKNVPEDKALDYVLGYTGANDVSFRKHQLAVSQWGFSKSFDNTNPLGPCLVSSKIITDPQNVLLKCTVNGQVLQDGTTAEQIFTVRQTVAFLSQGTTLVPGSIILTGTPKGVGFVRNPPVYIKGGDKMSVWLGNGIGTLANDVVEEKPATGNLLARL; encoded by the exons ATGTCGCCCATCAGAACG CAATGGTCCCGTCTCATCCGTTTCGTCGCTGTAGAGACGTCCCGAGTGCACATCGGAGAACCGGTAGATGCTGGGCTAGATG TCGGCCTCGCTGCGTTGGAAGGGAGCACGATCAAAGCCCGTGAAATCATTGGTTCCGCGCTCGATCCAGCAGCCTCGGTCTCGAACAATGTTCTCACTGTGTCCAAGCTTCTCGCCCCGCTTTCCAACGAAGAGATCAAGGTCGTTCGCTGCTTGGGTCTGAACTACTCTGACCATGCC GCTGAAGCCAAAATGGCCAAACCTGC CTTCCCGATCTTATTCTATAAACCCGTCACAGCCCTCGTCGGGCCCCTGGCTCAAGTGATCATCCCCCGCGTTTCACAGCCACCCAAAGACATTCTTCCAGATTACGAAGCAGagctcgtcatcgtcatcggaAAGGCCGCCAAAAACGTCCCGGAGGATAAAGCGCTCGATTACGTCCTCGGCTACACAGGCGCTAATGAT GTGTCGTTCCGCAAACACCAGCTTGCTGTCTCCCAATGGGGCTTCTCCAAGAGCTTTG ACAACACCAACCCACTTGGCCCCTGCCTTGTCTCTAGCAAAATCATCACCGACCCACAAAACGTGCTCCTCAAGTGCACCGTAAACGGACAGGTCCTCCAAGACGGCACCACCGC CGAACAAATTTTCACCGTCCGCCAAACAGTTGCCTTCCTCTCACAAGGCACTACCCTCGTGCCCGGCAGCATCATTCTGACAGGCACGCCCAAGGGCGTCGGCTTCGTCCGCAACCCGCCCGTGTACATCAAGGGAGGCGACAAAATGAGCGTGTGGCTTGGGAACGGAATTGGCACGCTCGCGAATGATGTCGTTGAAGAGAAGCCTGCGACTGGGAATTTGTTGGCGAGGTTGTAA
- a CDS encoding Prolyl 3,4-dihydroxylase ofd1, protein MARIRDRSPSPVPSPTSLLKKLKTTHVSSSTDPSAHNLPTPPNDISTESLIKVTDPTPHFANDLFDHNNIAALNQSYLESEPYKYAVVDKLFQDDLLRKVKDECLSELNFTEKETDIYKVNQTGDLASLNFLSPTQIARLPNLLALRDALYSPQFRKFLRSVTGCGPLSGRKQDMSVNSYTRGCHLLNHDDVIGTRRVSYILYMPLPHYQLWQKDWGGALELYPTKVNDEGQLEPQSIPSKSIPPSWNQFIFFEVQPGKSFHSVEEVVVGGRDEDGRERLSISGWFHAAQEGEEGYVPPAPDAPEIKSSREQLTSTSTVFKSYPEQDPEILPDVTLSEDHVAFLSEFLNPVYLQPRTMKALAARFVEESSLELHSFLHNSLADALETRLRDLDLRDGLGEDRVGCIPAHTCGTTGGWTIKGPPHKWRYCVLRPPVAGGATEAVTPRHASSSADEIMRSLQDELFASVAFRAWLHIVSHLMPMQYAAEARRFRPGLDYTLATSEESEARLDVVLGLTPPARELDSDEESDRFAQQQRGWANSEWGGWECYMAPHNEEDDPAIYRSSNKKHKAAPPTKASSTPKASSSKLEGSVSEEAQTATDADADAEEVPPSEQMDDEEEDEEEEDGTLLAVQPGFNRLLLVLRDERVMRFVKYVSAAAEGSRWDICGEYEVGVVQEAEEDGEESS, encoded by the exons ATGGCCCGCATCCGCGATCGCTCTCCTTCCCCAGTCCCGTCCCCCACTTCTcttctcaaaaagctcaagaCAACCCATGTCTCCTCCTCTACTGACCCTTCCGCCCACAATCTCCCCACCCCGCCCAACGATATCAGCACAGAGTCCCTCATCAAGGTAACAGACCCCACGCCACATTTTGCAAACGACCTCTTCGACCACAACAACATCGCCGCTCTCAACCAGTCTTATCTCGAGAGCGAGCCCTACAAATATGCTGTCGTCGACAAGCTCTTCCAGGACGACCTGCTGCGAAAGGTCAAGGACGAGTGTCTGAGCGAACTCAATTTCACAGAAAAGGAGACAGATATCTACAAG GTCAATCAAACAGGCGATCTCGCTTCGCTCAACTTTCTCTCTCCAACCCAAATTGCCCGGCTTCCAAATTTGCTTGCCCTGCGCGATGCGCTCTACTCACCTCAGTTCCGCAAGTTCTTGCGATCAGTCACAGGCTGCGGCCCTCTCTCCGGGCGCAAGCAAGACATGTCCGTCAACTCATACACCCGCGGATGCCATCTTCTGAACCACGACGATGTCATCGGAACCCGTCGTGTCTCATATATTCTGTATATGCCCCTTCCCCACTACCAGCTATGGCAGAAGGACTGGGGAGGCGCCCTTGAGCTCTACCCTACCAAAGTCAACGATGAAGGCCAGTTAGAGCCCCAATCTATCCCCTCAAAAAGTATCCCACCCAGCTGGAACCAGTTTATCTTTTTCGAGGTTCAGCCTGGGAAGAGTTTCCATTCCGTCGAAGAGGTCGTGGTAGGCGGCAGAGATGAGGATGGAAGGGAGCGTCTGAGCATCAGTGGATGGTTCCACGCTGCCCAAGAGGGTGAGGAGGGCTACGTTCCTCCTGCTCCAGACGCTCCAGAGATCAAAAGTTCTCGAGAACAACTT ACTTCCACCTCAACCGTATTCAAATCCTACCCCGAGCAAGACCCAGAGATCCTCCCCGACGTCACTCTCTCCGAAGATCACGTCGCCTTCCTCTCCGAGTTCCTCAACCCCGTCTACCTGCAGCCACGCACAATGAAAGCCCTGGCCGCACGCTTCGTTGAAGAATCATCACTCGAGCTACACTCCTTCCTACACAACTCCCTCGCCGACGCTCTTGAGACCCGCCTGCGCGATCTCGACCTGCGCGATGGGCTCGGCGAAGACCGAGTGGGCTGCATCCCCGCACATACCTGCGGCACCACCGGCGGCTGGACAATCAAAGGCCCGCCCCATAAATGGCGCTACTGTGTGCTACGGCCACCCGTGGCGGGTGGCGCGACCGAGGCCGTGACGCCGCGCCACGCATCTTCCTCCGCGGACGAGATCATGCGCAGTCTGCAGGACGAGCTCTTCGCGAGCGTCGCGTTCCGCGCGTGGCTGCATATCGTATCGCATCTTATGCCGATGCAGTATGCGGCGGAGGCGAGGCGGTTTAGACCTGGTTTGGATTATACGCTGGCGACGAGCGAAGAGAGCGAGGCGAGGTTGGATGTGGTGCTGGGTTTGACGCCGCCTGCGCGCGAGCTCGATTCGGATGAGGAGAGCGATCGGTTcgcgcagcagcagcgcggGTGGGCAAATTCAGAGTGGGGCGGCTGGGAG TGCTACATGGCCCCCCAtaacgaagaagatgacccAGCGATTTACCGCTCCAGCAACAAGAAGCACAAAGCTGCACCTCCCACAAAGGCAAGCAGCACACCAAAAGCCTCAAGTTCCAAGCTCGAAGGCTCGGTATCTGAAGAGGCACAGACCGCAACCGATGCCGACGCCGATGCGGAGGAGGTACCTCCCAGCGAGCAAatggacgacgaagaggaggatgaagaggaggaagacggcaCACTGCTGGCGGTGCAGCCGGGCTTCAACCGTCTATTGCTAGTACTGCGCGACGAGCGTGTGATGCGCTTTGTCAAATACGTTTCGGCGGCTGCGGAGGGGTCGCGGTGGGATATTTGCGGCGAGTACGAGGTTGGGGTTGTGCAAGAAGCGGAGGAGGACGGCGAAGAGAGTTCATGA
- a CDS encoding Mitochondrial genome maintenance protein (Mitochondrial genome maintenance protein mgm101), giving the protein MAGVGMQRIFISSSKRLFFQHSSVTSWRLNAHVGRRILATATYNTSVPPPSPAASSSTTTPSSPTPAQAETPYFPDVNAPDGSTDWSKSYSGLGVQPFPKEAAKILQAPLDPMDIEMKPDGLIYLPEIKYRRILNQAFGPGGWGLAPRSETNVGPKIVSREYGLVCLGRLVAIARGEQEYFDPSGVSTALEGCKSNALMRCCKDLGIASELWDPRFIREFKAKFCVEVFAEHLPTKKKKKLWRRKDQPKFGYPYQE; this is encoded by the exons ATGGCCGGCGTTGGAATGCAAAGGATCTTCATTTCGTCTTCGAAGCGGCTCTTTTTTCAGCATTCTTCAGTCACAAGTTGGCGCCTCAACGCCCATGTAGGTCGCCGTATTCTAGCAACCGCGACATATAACACCTCTGTGCCGCCACCCTCGCCAGCAGCATCTTCCTCTACCACAACTCCATCCTCTCCCACTCCTGCGCAAGCTGAAACACCTTACTTTCCTGATGTTAACGCGCCGGACGGGTCAACAGATTGGTCGAAGAGCTATTCTGGTTTGGGGGTTCAACCATTCCCAAAGGAGGCCGCGAAGATATTGCAGGCCCCTCTTGATCCCATGGACATCGAAATGAAGCCTG ATGGATTAATTTACCTCCCTGAAATTAAGTATCGCAGAATCTTGAACCAGGCTTTTGGACCGGGTGGATGGGGGCTTGCACCACGCAGTGAAACGAATGTTGGTCCGAAAATTGTCAGTCGAGAATACGGACTCGTTTGTCTTGGTCG GCTAGTTGCAATAGCGAGAGGAGAGCAGGAGTATTTTGACCCTTCTGGAGTATCTACAGCGTTAGAGGGATGCAAGAGCAATGCCCTTATGCGATGTTGTAAAGACTTGGGCATTGCCAGTGAGCTGTG GGATCCCAGGTTCATCCGCGAATTCAAGGCAAAATTCTGCGTAGAAGTATTCGCTGAACATCTGCCTACCAAGAAAAA GAAGAAACTCTGGCGTCGCAAGGACCAACCTAAGTTCGGATACCCTTATCAGGAGTAA
- a CDS encoding Gamma-tubulin complex component 5 produces MIPSSSSNLSVKSQPNRPPSSLLSRPSSRNTLRPSSSLGNRPLSSASTRPGSRFSQRPNSRQARSRLIPLAQTLVNQVTGLEVKENGGEGVADADDDDDFREAVEYVVRSLETSTINKASASVDMSVIDRQISGLALKARINSQDAFGEALQLAYKRIKANIEEREMDLDQDIKSSRLPDHLQFLLTLGKPPSQVTLDRAEVYLQGIKNPPPPPPTLTWKDILAEEPFEGEHWEGVYGLPAGAVRSMSKQDRADREEWDSTPSLSPLNSDDLALDDEDDSFSSADYERYTEPESSRPSSPEPVVPHDNAPRIPLYEQRKQFEELRARQYWRDDWHTDADVNAPFSIGDPSTLGPTLSKVLARASGSQDAHSMLQPEHYIDEADMVREILMALQGNNNTIIEWNDNAFRMTPKTPRLVHLTLASQESIITSLGNTATTVHNLRRFAAAVFARSISGKQIATRKATATRTCEAFADAIDEVVRRFDSWCSAKEEAICTAYIGMDEEPLIVSLLGTEREIRDQYEATFDVLLEVVRMVFQIQPGADFSLFDQRTQTRQPATLTAFLLDTLFSNVQQHMERRDAVTSDKLMRVFIRTAEPVWGMVGRWLKDGMGLGLGVGTSGRVDMADELDEEFFIESSGVGVGMMGLGLLDPEFWKEGYALREGAVFHGELGPVDNEQGQITSGRKAIPSFLEHVAELVLSTGKAVGLMRALGGPLFSNVFNDWKTFADLVGSENHNQSDKDGVTEGHGGLFAVSVDTLSRLIYDGLLPHCESTASSLVKVLVDDCAVWKHLESIEDLFLMRRGDAMSHFIDTLFAKMDSTQPWSDFHFLNTAFNDVIDANRNAGVPEWVNASLVRFAYRGNKEKDRAIKRTVKAIDGLIVEYAVPFPLTYIFQPATIQGYSDIFVFLLQIRRAKSVLERILVRDDQGRGKKLREELKVFHAMRSRLSWFINTLLNFLTTYVIHAEVSRFREAFRKTKSLDEMIQLHDEHLEKIRGRCLLKPNTSALQRAILSILDMCLHFSEGFVAFAGDNTATLDVSRQSVIMKRHRSRRQRRQKRNVIGFSQYLQDEDDSSSDEDMEGAEHINDPPEPSFSMAGTSVTTEDDFYAGVERMSSELDGLVRFLRRGVESLAGGSGEAAPAFGVLAFSLEDWDM; encoded by the exons ATGATACCCTCCAGTTCATCTAACTTGTCTGTCAAAAGCCAGCCTAATAGACCTCCCTCGAGCTTATTATCTAGACCGTCATCTAGAAATACTCTTCGTCCTTCCTCAAGCCTCGGGAATCGCCCACTCTCAAGCGCTTCAACACGACCAGGCTCCCGTTTCTCCCAACGGCCGAATTCACGACAAGCAAGATCACGTCTGATACCTCTCGCTCAGACCTTAGTTAATCAGGTGACGGGACTTGAGGTGAAGGAAAATGGAGGCGAGGGAGTTGCAGACgcggatgatgatgacgattTTCGCGAGGCTGTAGAATATGTTGTCCGAAGTCTGGAGACCTCTACAATCAATAAGGCTTCGGCGAGTGTGGACATGAGTGTCATTGATCGTCAGATAAGTGG GCTGGCTCTAAAGGCGCGAATTAATTCGCAAGATGCTTTTGGAGAGGCACTGCAGCTGGCCTACAAGAGGATAAAGGCAAATATCGAGGAAAGGGAAATGGACTTGGATCAAGATAtcaaa AGCTCGAGACTACCTGACCATCTTCAGTTTTTG TTGACTCTTGGAAAGCCACCTTCCCAAGTCACATTGGATAGAGCCGAAGTCTATCTTCAAGGCATCAAAAATCCTCCACCTCCCCCGCCAACGTTAACATGGAAAGACATCCTGGCTGAAGAGCCCTTTGAAGGTGAACACTGGGAAGGCGTATATGGCTTGCCTGCTGGTGCAGTACGGTCGATGAGCAAACAAGATAGAGCAGATAGAGAGGAATGGGATAGTACACCATCGCTTTCCCCTCTTAACTCTGATGATCTGGCACTagatgacgaggacgatTCGTTTTCATCTGCAGATTACGAGAGGTACACAGAGCCAGAATCAAGTCGCCCTTCATCCCCTGAACCTGTGGTACCGCATGACAATGCCCCTAGGATTCCTCTGTACGAGCAGCGGAAGCAGTTTGAGGAACTTCGAGCTAGACAGTATTGGAGAGATGATTGGCacactgatgctgatgtTAACGCCCCGTTTTCTATTGGAGATCCATCTACATTGG GCCCTACTCTGAGCAAAGTGCTTGCTCGCGCTAGTGGGTCCCAGGACGCACACTCCATGCTACAACCAGAA CATTATATAGATGAAGCCGACATGGTCCGAGAGATTCTCATGGCACTGCAAGGTAATAACAATACAATCATCGAATGGAATGATAATGCCTTTCGG ATGACTCCAAAAACACCCAGATTGGTTCACCTAACACTGGCTTCCCAAGAGTCAATAATAACCTCTCTTGGAAATACGGCGACTACCGTGCATAACTTGAGGAGATTTGCCGCCGCAGTCTTTGCGCGATCCATCTCAGGGAAGCAAATCGCGACCCGAAAAGCCACTGCGACGCGTACTTGCGAAGCCTTCGCTGATGCCATCGACGAGGTGGTACGTAGGTTTGATTCATGGTGCTCAGCCAAAGAAGAGGCTATATGCACTGCTTATATTGGTATGGACGAAGAACCGCTCATCGTCAGTTTGCTGGGCACAGAACGAGAGATCCGGGATCAATACGAGGCGACATTCGATGTTCTCCTTGAAGTTGTTCGGATGGTTTTCCAGATCCAACCCGGAGCAGACTTTTCATTATTTGATCAAAGGACACAAACTAGACAGCCGGCAACGTTGACCGCGTTTTTACTTGATACGCTATTTTCGAATGTGCAACAACATATGGAAAGGCGCGATGCAGTGACGAGCGATAAGCTTATGCGAGTGTTTATACGTACTGCTGAGCCTGTTTGGGGTATGGTTGGAAGATGGCTGAAAGATGGAATGGGTCTAGGATTAGGTGTTGGGACAAGCGGAAGAGTGGATATGGCCGATGAATTAGACGAGGAGTTCTTTATTGAGAGCAGTGGTGTTGGGGTGGGGATGATGGGCCTTGGTTTGTTGGATCCGGAGTTTTGGAAGGAGGGATATGCACTGCGGGAGGGCGCTGTATTTCATGGAGAGCTTGGTCCTGTGGATAACGAACAAGGCCAAATAACGTCTGGTCGAAAAGCTATTCCGTCATTTTTGGAACATGTTGCTGAATTGGTGTTGAGCACAGGCAAGGCAGTGGGCCTGATGAGGGCCCTTGGGGGACCGCTTTTTTCAAACGTTTTCAACGACTGGAAGACATTTGCAGACCTCGTTGGATCCGAAAATCATAACCAAAGCGACAAGGATGGAGTTACCGAAGGGCATGGTGGTTTGTTTGCGGTTTCTGTGGATACTTTATCGCGTCTCATCTACGATGGTCTCTTGCCTCACTGTGAATCGACCGCCTCTAGCCTTGTGAAGGTTTTAGTTGATGATTGTGCTGTGTGGAAACATCTGGAATCCATCGAAGACCTTTTCCTGATGCGGAGAGGAGATGCTATGAGTCACTTTATCGATACTTTATTCGCGAAGATGGACTCGACGCAGCCTTGGAGCGACTTCCATTTCCTCAATACGGCCTTCAACGACGTGATAGACGCCAACCGGAACGCGGGAGTACCAGAATGGGTCAATGCTTCTTTAGTCCGCTTCGCATATCGAGGAAACAAGGAGAAGGATAGGGCTATCAAGCGTACGGTCAAGGCCATTGACGGGCTTATTGTGGAATATGCGGTGCCTTTTCCGTTAACATATATATTCCAACCAGCCACAATTCAGGGATATAGTGATATCTTCGTATTTTTGCTGCAGATACGCAGAGCCAAGAGTGTATTGGAGAGGATTTTGGTTCGGGACGATCAAGGGCGGGGGAAAAAGTTAAGGGAGGAGCTGAAGGTTTTCCATGCCATGCGAAGCAGACTGAGTTGGTTTATTAA CACTTTATTAAACTTCCTTACTACATAC GTCATTCATGCAGAAGTTTCACGATTTCGAGAGGCTTTTCGCAAGACAAAGTCTCTTGACGAGATGATCCAACTGCATGATGAACA TCTTGAAAAAATAAGAGGACGCTGTCTACTCAAACCAAAT ACCTCTGCCCTGCAAAGAGCTATACTTTCCATCCTGGACATGTGTCTTCATTTTAGCGAAGGCTTTGTCGCATTTGCAGGTGATAACACTGCCACTCTGGATGTTTCTCGACAATCAGTCATCATGAAGAGACACCGCAGCCGACGCCAAAGACGCCAAAAACGAAATGTCATTGGGTTTTCTCAATATCTGCAAGATGAGGACGACAGTAGCTCGGATGAAGATATGGAAGGGGCTGAGCACATCAATGACCCTCCTGAACCCTCTTTCTCAATGGCGGGTACCTCGGTGACCACTGAAGACGACTTTTATGCAGGGGTAGAACGTATGTCATCGGAGTTGGATGGCTTGGTACGATTCCTGCGCCGCGGTGTGGAAAGCTTGGCAGGAGGGAGTGGTGAAGCTGCGCCTGCTTTTGGGGTATTAGCTTTCTCATTAGAGGATTGGGATATGTAA
- a CDS encoding Glutamyl-tRNA(Gln) amidotransferase subunit B, mitochondrial encodes MLLRRVYTRSLNSRAFHDLRTYQDDPRWPGWQVIIGIETHAQIKSRRKLFSDTFTPEGDELPNTKVSPFDAAFPGTLPKVNPKCVDLAIRTALALRSKISMRSSFDRKHYFYSDQPLGYQITQQYSPIATHGVLELEMPRAAPIKVRIKQIQLEQDTAKSTFNPRLQKSYIDLNRAGAGLMEIVSEPDLRSPEEAGAYVRTLQSVLRAVGSSDGNMEQGSLRCDVNVSVNRKGEVPGTRCEIKNLNSVKYMMAAIVHEIKRQTQFLDTNPGATVPQETRGFNENTFETYRLRSKEDAPDYRYMPDPNLGVLVLSQARIDDIKTNLPSLPWDIRSRLVSKYPSLNAKEKSLNVLINVNSGKEIGFDGENSGGAVEYFEELCQTPVTGGSRPTVRDPVVLLNWLTHELLGQLASRKETFSDNPLSASQFGELVDLVQDGTITGTSGKHLLRHMLANPSSRRPREIATELQLVALTSTSSSQSTTSSDSSVISELEDLCRSAVSNLPCEVAALRAGNKNVLNKIVGYVMKKSRGRADATATRELVEKMVMQDGCKLTCDPVQMCIIEYVTGLGHLRDPCVPIGAVNEQRKKGLPPPLPSQTRLANTVMLAGAGTHIRNFH; translated from the exons ATGTTACTCCGTCGTGTATACACTCGTTCCCTCAACAGTCGCGCTTTTCATGATTTGAGAACATATCAGGATGATCCACGGTGGCCGGGATGGCAAGTAATTATTGGAATAGAAACACATGCGCAGATAAAGTCCCGTCGAAAGCTTTTCTCAG ACACATTCACTCCGGAGGGTGATGAGCTTCCAAACACCAAAGTATCACCATTCGATGCAGCATTTCCTGGAACTCTTCCT AAAGTCAATCCAAAATGTGTCGACTTGGCCATTCGTACCGCGCTGGCTTTGAGAAGCAAAATATCTATGCGCTCATCCTTCGACAGAAAGCATTACTTCTACTCAGACCAGCCATTGGGTTATCAAATCACTCAACAATACT CTCCAATTGCAACGCATGGGGTATTGGAACTAGAAATGCCCAGAGCAGCACCAATCAAAGTTCGCATCAAGCAGATTCAATTGGAACAA GACACTGCAAAATCGACGTTTAATCCGCGTTTGCAGAAATCATATATCGATCTCAATAGAGCTGGTGCAGGCCTCATGGAGATTGTCTCAGAACCCGACCTACG TTCTCCAGAAGAAGCTGGTGCTTATGTTCGCACCTTGCAATCTGTTCTTCGCGCTGTGGGATCAAGCGACGGAAATATGGAACAA GGATCACTTCGTTGCGATGTTAATGTCTCAGTGAATAGGAAAGGCGAAGTTCCTGGGACCCGTTGCGAGATTAAAAATTTGAATAGTGTGAAATACATGATGGCAGCTATTG TTCACGAAATTAAACGACAAACCCAATTTCTTGACACCAACCCCGGAGCTACTGTCCCACAGGAAACTCGTGGTTTCAACGAAAATACATTCGAAACATACCGGCTTCGATCCAAAGAGGATGCTCCAGACTATAGATACATGCCGGATCCGAATTTGGGCGTCCTAGTACTGAGTCAG GCCCGGATTGACGATATAAAAACAAATTTGCCGTCCCTGCCTTGGGATATTCGCTCGCGGCTAGTATCTAAATATCCGTCACTAAatgcaaaggaaaagagcCTGAATGTGCTTATTAATGTCAACAGTGGCAAAGAAATCGGATTCGATGGTGAAAATAGCGGCGGTGCGGTTGAATACTTCGAGGAGTTGTGTCAGACGCCTGTTACAGGCGGAAGCAGACCAACCGTGCGAGATCCTGTGGTGTTATTGAATTG GCTGACACACGAACTACTTGGACAATTAGCTTCACGAAAGGAAACATTTAGCGATAACCCGCTTTCAGCCAGTCAATTCGGGGAACTTGTTGACTTAGTCCAGGATGGTACTATCACTG GTACTTCCGGAAAGCACCTTTTACGCCACATGCTTGCCAACCCGTCCTCTCGCCGTCCCAGAGAAATTGCCACAGAACTCCAACTAGTTGCCTTAACCTCAACTTCTAGTTCACAGTCTACAACCTCGTCTGACTCTTCGGTCATTTCTGAACTCGAAGATTTGTGTCGCTCAGCTGTATCCAATTTACCGTGCGAAGTGGCTGCTCTTCGGGCTGGAAATAAAAATGTGCTGAATAAAATTGTTGGGTATGTAATGAAGAAAAGCAGGGGTCGGGCAGATGCTACCGCAACTCGGGAATTGGTGGAGAAAATGGTTATGCAGGATGGCTGCAAATTAAC TTGTGACCCTGTACAAATGTGCATCATCGAGTACGTTACAGGTCTGG GCCATCTCAGAGACCCGTGCGTACCCATCGGTGCCGTGAACGAACAACGCAAGAAAGGATTACCACCGCCGCTACCTAGCCAAACTCGGTTAGCTAAC ACTGTGATGCTTGCTGGTGCAGGAACCCACATCAGGAATTTCCACTAG